One part of the Brachyspira sp. SAP_772 genome encodes these proteins:
- a CDS encoding ankyrin repeat domain-containing protein: MKYIKYLLLLLVFKFSLFALTEAEQSLFDAVNRKDYQNVSTILNSSPDININASDMEGYTSLHRAIVNNDLNTVMELLKNENIDINSKLGIEVSIDGWYLGGATPLILASYLGYTDIANALIEKGVDIKAKDDVDGCMAIHLAAANGKNDVIEILLDRDATIINEVDNKGNTPLHWASMKDKADTVVLLIENGADIEAKDVDNWTALHYAAAFSSLQTVEALVNNGADKNSLSIDGNIPANYAKDETIRTYLSGGKIDREDTEVVEEETEEVEETPATEETTENAEDSTEETVTEDELNNNELDTTQNGSIVAPNVVDLDPKQLELLIAVKNNDIIAVNALLKENVNPNFADEEGYSPLHRAVLNDNLDVVNVLLSYKDIDTEMKLPYEASVDDWYLGGATPLLVASYTGNADIVNALIEAGSDIRAKDDIDGATTIHIASANGNNEVVTMLLNKDNTLINEADNMKDTPLHWASIKNQTDTINLLLENGADTKLTNSDGNTVLHYAAMYGDVNTINALLDADSSLASVENNEGITPIYYAIIVSDNDILSSLITNGQIDINKKDSLGYTPLHYAANYGNMEAVVLLVEEFNADKTVVNGDNLTASDIAANNSYYTIVEYLGGIVNYDNQNNVTTATEDVNQNIVLPEYNKKRDLSKKWW, encoded by the coding sequence GTGAAGTATATTAAATATTTATTATTGTTATTGGTTTTTAAGTTTTCATTGTTTGCTTTAACAGAAGCTGAACAAAGTTTATTTGATGCTGTAAATAGAAAAGATTATCAAAATGTTTCTACAATACTAAATAGTTCTCCAGACATTAACATAAATGCTTCTGATATGGAAGGATACACATCTTTGCATAGAGCTATTGTTAATAATGATTTAAATACTGTAATGGAACTTTTAAAAAATGAGAATATTGATATTAATTCAAAATTAGGAATAGAAGTTTCAATAGACGGATGGTATTTAGGAGGGGCTACACCTTTAATACTAGCTTCATATTTAGGATATACTGATATTGCAAATGCATTAATAGAGAAAGGCGTAGATATTAAAGCAAAAGATGATGTTGATGGCTGTATGGCTATACATTTAGCTGCGGCAAACGGAAAGAATGATGTTATTGAGATTTTATTAGATAGAGATGCTACAATTATAAATGAAGTAGACAATAAGGGGAACACTCCATTACATTGGGCTTCTATGAAAGACAAAGCTGATACTGTAGTGCTTCTTATTGAGAATGGTGCTGATATAGAGGCTAAAGATGTAGATAATTGGACTGCTTTACATTATGCTGCTGCTTTTTCTTCACTTCAAACAGTTGAGGCTTTAGTGAATAATGGTGCTGATAAAAATAGCCTTTCAATAGACGGCAACATTCCTGCTAATTATGCTAAAGATGAAACTATAAGAACTTATTTATCTGGCGGTAAAATAGACAGAGAAGATACTGAAGTTGTAGAAGAAGAAACAGAAGAAGTAGAAGAAACTCCAGCAACGGAAGAAACTACTGAAAACGCTGAAGATTCTACAGAAGAAACTGTTACAGAAGATGAATTGAATAATAATGAATTAGATACTACTCAAAATGGAAGCATAGTTGCTCCTAATGTTGTAGATTTAGACCCTAAACAATTAGAACTTTTAATAGCTGTAAAAAATAATGATATTATAGCGGTTAATGCATTATTAAAAGAAAATGTTAATCCTAATTTTGCTGATGAAGAAGGTTATTCTCCATTACACAGAGCGGTATTAAATGACAATTTGGACGTAGTTAATGTTTTACTTAGCTACAAAGATATAGACACAGAAATGAAACTTCCTTATGAGGCAAGTGTTGATGATTGGTATTTAGGAGGAGCTACTCCTTTGCTTGTTGCTTCATATACTGGTAATGCTGATATAGTTAATGCTTTAATAGAGGCAGGAAGCGACATAAGAGCAAAAGATGATATAGACGGTGCAACTACTATACATATAGCTTCTGCAAATGGAAATAATGAAGTTGTTACTATGCTTCTAAATAAAGATAACACTCTCATAAATGAAGCAGATAATATGAAAGATACTCCATTGCATTGGGCTTCTATAAAAAATCAAACAGACACTATCAATCTTCTTTTAGAAAATGGTGCAGATACAAAACTTACAAACTCTGACGGAAATACTGTTTTACATTATGCTGCTATGTATGGAGATGTTAATACTATTAATGCTTTACTTGATGCAGATTCTTCTTTGGCAAGCGTAGAAAACAATGAAGGAATCACTCCTATTTATTATGCTATCATTGTAAGCGATAATGACATATTATCATCATTAATCACTAACGGACAAATAGATATTAATAAAAAAGATTCTTTAGGATACACTCCATTGCATTATGCTGCTAATTATGGAAATATGGAAGCTGTTGTGTTGTTGGTTGAAGAGTTTAATGCTGACAAAACTGTAGTAAATGGTGATAATCTTACTGCTTCAGATATAGCTGCTAACAATTCTTATTATACTATAGTTGAATATTTAGGCGGTATTGTAAATTATGATAATCAAAATAATGTTACTACTGCTACAGAAGATGTTAATCAAAACATAGTTCTTCCAGAATATAACAAGAAAAGAGATTTATCTAAGAAGTGGTGGTAA
- a CDS encoding DMT family transporter, translated as MKNKTKLSIFLMILSALSFSLMQMSVKISGKSIPVMQQVFSRNLIIMIISIIVLLKNKESFLPNKESIIPLILRSLFGFLGVVASFYAFNNMVLADASILQNTSPFWSTFFAFLIIKERIFKIQWIALIIAIIGAMFVIKPSFNSNIFPSLVALSGAMFAGLAYTMIGSLKGKERNSIIILYFSLISTILSLIFAKSFVMPNLHEFLMLILIGVFAGFGQFFLTVSYKEAPVSTVSIFNYTGLIFSYLISVLFFNELIDVYSIVGMILTISAALIVYFYKLKAK; from the coding sequence ATGAAAAACAAAACTAAATTATCAATATTTTTGATGATACTTTCTGCTTTATCTTTTAGTTTGATGCAGATGAGCGTAAAAATCTCTGGTAAAAGCATTCCTGTAATGCAGCAGGTTTTTTCACGCAATTTAATAATAATGATAATTAGTATAATTGTGTTATTAAAAAATAAAGAAAGTTTTTTACCAAATAAAGAAAGCATTATACCTCTAATATTAAGGTCTTTATTTGGTTTTTTGGGAGTCGTGGCCTCATTTTACGCTTTTAATAATATGGTTTTAGCAGATGCCTCTATACTTCAAAATACTTCTCCTTTTTGGTCAACATTTTTTGCATTTCTCATAATAAAAGAAAGAATTTTTAAAATACAGTGGATTGCATTAATTATAGCTATAATTGGAGCAATGTTTGTTATTAAGCCTTCTTTTAATTCTAATATATTTCCTTCTTTAGTAGCATTATCTGGGGCAATGTTTGCTGGGTTAGCCTACACTATGATAGGTTCTCTCAAAGGAAAAGAAAGAAACTCTATTATAATACTTTATTTCTCTTTAATATCTACTATCCTCTCTTTAATTTTTGCTAAAAGTTTTGTAATGCCTAATTTGCATGAGTTTTTAATGCTTATTTTAATAGGCGTATTTGCTGGCTTTGGACAATTCTTTTTAACAGTTTCTTATAAAGAAGCTCCTGTTTCTACTGTAAGCATATTCAATTATACCGGACTTATATTTTCTTATTTAATAAGCGTTTTATTTTTTAATGAGTTAATAGATGTCTATTCTATTGTAGGAATGATTCTAACAATTTCGGCTGCGTTAATTGTGTATTTTTACAAGTTAAAAGCTAAGTGA
- a CDS encoding tetratricopeptide repeat protein, with protein MKIFFVFLLITTITFAQNSVMVFQNNSDYMHMALYDLVTKNIFLYSDFKIIETKENNNYNQVKSKIKELTLKNNSDISILYNIKNFRDGFLLDYIIYNNSNSWYENQYYFRETNMFNAVNKVLADFYKMNNINVSRDDYVKENEYISLIGYYSEIMSNENIYNLFYTFHKDNIYFNMDYLEYLFSNNEKEDDLTSNILKSIDKKNHYYFYVLGIKYYNDYKVNVIYDDIEKSILNYEEAIKLKPNSYLYNEKLAKAYLLKNDYDNALKYYENAIALNNNNTDLIKEVLNILNRDFNKNANKIIEYLNKIISIDNNDDEAIEELAKLYESIGDYDNAYLYYNKLMEAVNYHLYIINNEKPNASLYDKYTAKKNRTEIKIKSIENRMK; from the coding sequence ATGAAAATATTTTTTGTATTCTTGTTAATAACTACTATAACATTCGCACAAAACTCTGTAATGGTATTTCAAAATAATAGCGATTATATGCATATGGCTCTCTATGATTTGGTTACTAAAAATATTTTTCTTTATTCTGATTTTAAAATTATAGAAACAAAAGAGAATAATAATTATAATCAAGTTAAATCTAAAATAAAAGAATTAACTCTTAAAAATAATTCAGATATTTCTATTTTATATAATATAAAAAATTTTAGAGATGGTTTTTTGCTTGATTATATTATTTATAATAATTCTAATAGTTGGTATGAGAATCAATATTATTTTAGAGAAACTAATATGTTTAATGCTGTTAATAAAGTTTTAGCTGATTTTTATAAAATGAATAATATAAATGTTTCTAGAGATGATTATGTAAAAGAAAATGAATATATTTCTCTTATTGGATATTATTCAGAGATTATGTCTAATGAAAATATTTATAATTTGTTTTATACTTTTCATAAAGATAATATTTATTTTAATATGGATTATTTGGAGTATTTATTTTCTAACAATGAAAAAGAAGATGATTTGACTTCTAATATATTAAAAAGTATTGATAAAAAAAATCATTATTATTTTTATGTACTTGGAATAAAATATTATAATGATTATAAAGTAAATGTTATATATGATGATATAGAAAAGAGTATTTTAAATTATGAGGAGGCTATAAAATTAAAACCTAATTCTTATTTATATAATGAGAAATTAGCTAAGGCTTATTTGCTTAAAAATGATTATGACAATGCTTTGAAATATTATGAGAATGCAATTGCTTTGAATAATAATAACACTGATTTAATAAAAGAAGTTTTAAATATATTAAACAGAGATTTTAATAAGAATGCAAACAAAATAATAGAATATCTTAATAAAATAATTAGCATAGATAATAATGATGATGAGGCAATAGAGGAGCTTGCTAAACTTTATGAATCTATTGGGGATTATGATAATGCTTATCTTTATTATAATAAACTTATGGAAGCTGTGAACTATCATTTGTATATTATAAACAATGAGAAACCTAATGCTTCACTTTATGATAAATACACAGCTAAAAAGAATAGGACAGAAATAAAAATAAAGTCTATAGAGAATAGAATGAAATAA
- a CDS encoding phosphatase PAP2 family protein, whose amino-acid sequence MEQQNNINNHDEDIKKDNDEELHKKRLKRKKLKKILKRKRKKKRIAYINSLPLIKLLSKIDDKLFLKIFKDNRKGPFKSFMKFMSRLGDGYVWPVIYLIFYMFRIEYPLIYFSRALTAAVICIFVFLYTKSFFSRIRPYKKHGKIPIMYPPDKHSFPSGHTMVAFAISFSMGSYSSYSFFLFYSIAFLIAFSRVYVGLHYPFDVVSGIISGTVIGACTNLVFCYITGLPMIGHL is encoded by the coding sequence ATGGAACAGCAAAATAATATAAACAATCACGATGAAGATATAAAAAAAGATAATGATGAAGAGCTGCATAAAAAGAGGCTTAAAAGAAAAAAATTAAAAAAAATATTAAAACGAAAAAGAAAGAAAAAAAGAATAGCATATATCAATAGTCTTCCTCTAATAAAACTATTATCCAAAATAGATGACAAATTATTTTTAAAGATTTTTAAAGATAATAGAAAGGGTCCTTTTAAGAGTTTTATGAAGTTTATGAGCAGGCTTGGTGATGGTTATGTATGGCCTGTGATTTATCTTATATTTTATATGTTTAGAATAGAGTATCCTTTAATATATTTTTCTCGGGCATTAACTGCAGCTGTTATATGTATATTTGTTTTTTTGTATACAAAGAGTTTTTTCAGCCGTATTCGCCCATACAAGAAGCATGGGAAAATTCCTATAATGTATCCTCCAGATAAGCATTCTTTCCCATCTGGGCATACAATGGTTGCTTTTGCAATATCTTTTTCTATGGGAAGTTATAGTTCATATTCATTTTTCTTGTTTTACAGTATCGCTTTTTTAATAGCATTCAGCAGAGTTTATGTTGGACTTCATTATCCTTTTGATGTTGTTTCTGGAATAATATCAGGCACTGTTATTGGGGCATGTACTAATTTAGTTTTTTGTTATATAACAGGTCTTCCTATGATTGGTCATCTTTGA
- a CDS encoding redox-sensing transcriptional repressor Rex has translation MISRTQIMRLLKYKNALRRMKSFGFIKAYSNNLGDAIGITSVQVRKDFSLFNISGNKKGGYNIDDLLDQIDNILGKQISHNIILIGYGKIGKALVNYRGFENESIKIIAAFDHNPEKIDREAPTPILPIDELKDFIINNKIEIAILTVPDLEAQRMFDVICNAGIKGVLNFAPIKLLERPDCIINDVNIADEIESLFYFINDVKLPSPKKSKEKK, from the coding sequence ATGATTAGTAGAACACAGATAATGCGACTATTAAAATATAAAAATGCATTAAGAAGAATGAAGAGTTTTGGTTTTATCAAAGCATATTCTAATAACTTGGGCGATGCAATAGGAATAACCTCTGTTCAGGTAAGAAAAGATTTTTCACTCTTTAATATATCAGGCAATAAGAAAGGCGGATATAATATAGATGATTTATTAGACCAAATAGATAATATATTAGGCAAACAAATATCACATAATATAATATTAATAGGCTATGGAAAAATAGGTAAAGCTTTGGTTAATTATAGAGGTTTTGAAAATGAGTCTATAAAAATAATAGCAGCTTTTGACCATAATCCAGAAAAAATAGACAGAGAGGCTCCTACTCCAATACTTCCTATAGATGAGCTAAAAGATTTTATTATTAACAACAAAATAGAGATAGCAATATTAACAGTTCCAGATTTAGAAGCACAGAGAATGTTTGATGTAATATGTAATGCTGGTATTAAGGGAGTATTAAACTTCGCTCCTATAAAATTATTAGAAAGACCAGATTGTATTATTAATGATGTTAATATAGCAGATGAAATAGAGTCGCTATTCTATTTTATTAATGATGTTAAATTACCTTCTCCCAAGAAATCTAAAGAGAAAAAATAA
- a CDS encoding NAD-dependent deacylase, with amino-acid sequence MIDYKEIANKIKTSKYAVAFTGAGISVESGVPPFRGENGLWEKHGSQFAEISYFTRHPKEAWHSLKKVFYEPIDNVKPNKAHLVLAELEKKGIMRSVITQNIDNLHQEAGSKIVYELHGTAQYAVCMKCHNKYKIDKKILAMDPPSCENCNAILKPNFVFFGEALPTYDFQSSVEDAQKCDLFIIIGTGGEVMPAAQIPHVAKRAGATIMEINPEPSSFTNSIVDIYVKEKAGVAFTEIEKYL; translated from the coding sequence ATGATAGATTATAAAGAAATAGCTAATAAAATAAAAACATCAAAATATGCTGTGGCATTCACAGGTGCAGGCATAAGTGTAGAAAGCGGGGTTCCTCCTTTTAGGGGAGAAAATGGGCTTTGGGAAAAACATGGAAGCCAATTCGCTGAAATTTCATATTTTACTAGACACCCTAAAGAAGCTTGGCACTCATTAAAAAAAGTATTTTATGAGCCTATAGATAATGTTAAGCCTAATAAAGCTCATTTAGTATTAGCAGAATTAGAAAAAAAAGGCATAATGCGTTCTGTAATCACACAAAATATAGATAATCTTCATCAAGAGGCAGGAAGTAAAATTGTATACGAACTTCACGGCACTGCACAATATGCTGTATGTATGAAATGTCATAATAAATATAAAATAGATAAAAAAATATTAGCGATGGACCCGCCTAGTTGCGAGAATTGTAATGCTATATTAAAGCCCAATTTTGTATTTTTTGGAGAGGCTTTACCAACTTATGATTTTCAAAGCTCTGTAGAAGATGCTCAGAAATGTGATTTATTTATTATAATAGGCACAGGTGGGGAGGTTATGCCGGCTGCTCAGATTCCTCATGTAGCAAAGAGAGCTGGTGCAACAATAATGGAGATTAATCCGGAGCCTTCTAGTTTCACAAATTCAATAGTTGATATTTATGTTAAAGAGAAAGCAGGCGTTGCATTCACAGAAATAGAGAAATATTTGTAA
- a CDS encoding nicotinamidase, with the protein MEYKQIVNEDYIAKEENPIKQSDIYKLAEEFASNSNNKNSENNYAMLIVDAQRDFVDTEKGALPVRGAKQDIAKITKFIFENINSISAIYTTIDTHRYDAIFHPCLWKDKEGNDVKPFTEITIDKIENKEVIPVFEDIQIDYVKTLKSQGSQNLIVWPYHCIYATDGWLIEKQLSNMLLFYERAKNTSVNRIVKGTDKFSEMYGAIKQEVVSKYTSKNSHTWIYTMKDYDKIYICGEAKDYCVYETVKQLCEEYDSSVRSKLYVMMNCCSSIGDEIKCNLKYKELSNKYGINLIEI; encoded by the coding sequence ATGGAATACAAACAAATAGTTAACGAAGATTATATAGCTAAAGAAGAAAACCCAATCAAACAAAGCGATATATATAAATTGGCAGAAGAGTTTGCAAGCAACAGCAATAATAAAAACTCAGAAAATAATTATGCAATGCTTATTGTTGATGCACAGAGAGATTTTGTAGATACAGAAAAAGGTGCTTTGCCTGTACGCGGAGCTAAACAAGATATTGCAAAGATAACTAAATTTATTTTTGAGAATATAAACTCAATTTCAGCAATATACACCACAATAGACACTCATAGATATGATGCTATATTTCATCCTTGTTTATGGAAAGATAAAGAAGGTAATGATGTTAAGCCTTTCACAGAAATTACAATAGACAAAATAGAAAATAAAGAAGTAATACCTGTTTTTGAAGATATTCAAATTGATTATGTAAAAACATTAAAATCGCAAGGCAGTCAAAATTTAATTGTTTGGCCTTATCATTGTATATACGCTACAGACGGCTGGCTTATAGAAAAACAATTATCTAATATGCTTCTTTTTTATGAGAGAGCAAAAAATACTTCAGTTAATAGAATAGTCAAAGGCACAGATAAGTTCAGCGAAATGTATGGAGCTATAAAACAAGAAGTTGTAAGCAAGTATACTTCTAAAAACTCTCATACTTGGATTTATACAATGAAAGATTATGATAAAATATATATATGCGGAGAGGCAAAAGATTATTGCGTTTATGAGACTGTTAAGCAATTATGCGAAGAATATGACAGCAGTGTTAGAAGTAAGCTTTATGTGATGATGAATTGCTGCAGTTCTATAGGCGATGAAATAAAATGCAATTTGAAGTATAAAGAGTTGTCAAATAAATACGGCATCAACTTGATAGAGATATAA
- the pdxT gene encoding pyridoxal 5'-phosphate synthase glutaminase subunit PdxT, with product MRIAVLAVQGAFIEHRKMLDMLNVSSIEIRQKKDLSYSFDGLIIPGGESTVQSKLIKELELYDELKNYIVSGLPVFGTCAGLLLLAKEIKNDNRVHLATMNISAVRNAYGRQLGSFYTEGDFAGIGKIPMTFIRAPYIAEVNGNAKALAIVDNHIVAALEDNQLVTSFHPELNNDLSVHKFFIDMISNKT from the coding sequence ATGCGTATTGCTGTGCTTGCAGTTCAAGGAGCTTTTATAGAACATAGAAAAATGTTAGATATGCTTAATGTTTCTTCTATTGAGATAAGGCAGAAGAAGGATTTAAGTTATTCTTTTGATGGGCTTATTATTCCGGGAGGAGAGAGCACTGTACAAAGCAAATTAATTAAAGAGCTTGAGCTTTATGATGAATTAAAAAACTATATAGTATCAGGACTTCCTGTTTTTGGTACTTGTGCTGGGCTATTGCTACTTGCAAAAGAAATAAAAAATGATAACAGGGTTCATTTAGCTACAATGAATATATCTGCAGTCAGAAATGCTTATGGGCGTCAGCTTGGGAGTTTTTATACTGAAGGAGATTTTGCAGGTATTGGTAAAATTCCTATGACATTTATAAGAGCACCGTATATAGCTGAAGTAAATGGAAATGCAAAAGCTTTGGCTATTGTTGATAATCATATTGTAGCGGCATTGGAGGATAATCAGCTTGTAACATCATTTCATCCAGAGCTTAATAATGATTTATCAGTACATAAATTTTTTATTGATATGATTTCAAATAAAACTTAA
- the pdxS gene encoding pyridoxal 5'-phosphate synthase lyase subunit PdxS, whose translation MQENRYELNKNLAQMLKGGVIMDVTSAEQAVIAESAGACAVMALERIPADIRAAGGVSRMSDPKLIKSIQAAVSIPVMAKCRIGHFVEAQILESIEIDYIDESEVLSPADDKYHINKRKFNVPFVCGARDLGEALRRINEGASMIRTKGEAGTGNIVQAVRHMRMIQSEICRIGSMSEDELFNTSKELQVSYELLEYVKNNKKLPVVNFAAGGVATPADAALMMQLGADGVFVGSGIFKSGDPKKRASAIVKAVTNFLDAKMLAEISEDLGEAMVGINEEEISILMSERGK comes from the coding sequence ATGCAAGAGAACAGATATGAATTAAATAAAAATCTTGCCCAAATGTTAAAAGGCGGGGTAATAATGGATGTTACAAGTGCTGAGCAGGCAGTAATTGCAGAATCGGCAGGGGCTTGTGCAGTTATGGCTTTAGAGAGAATTCCTGCTGATATAAGAGCTGCAGGAGGGGTTTCAAGAATGAGCGACCCTAAATTAATAAAATCTATACAAGCCGCTGTATCTATACCAGTTATGGCTAAATGCCGTATAGGACATTTTGTAGAAGCACAAATATTAGAATCTATTGAAATTGATTATATTGATGAGTCAGAGGTTTTATCTCCTGCAGATGATAAGTATCATATAAACAAAAGAAAGTTTAATGTTCCATTTGTATGCGGTGCAAGAGATTTAGGAGAGGCATTAAGAAGAATAAATGAGGGGGCTTCTATGATAAGAACAAAAGGAGAAGCAGGAACAGGTAATATTGTGCAGGCTGTGAGGCATATGAGAATGATACAATCTGAAATATGTAGAATAGGTTCTATGTCTGAAGATGAACTTTTTAATACTTCAAAAGAGCTTCAAGTTTCTTATGAGCTTTTAGAGTATGTGAAAAATAATAAAAAACTTCCTGTAGTAAATTTTGCTGCAGGCGGTGTTGCTACTCCTGCAGATGCAGCACTAATGATGCAGTTGGGAGCTGATGGGGTGTTTGTTGGTTCTGGTATTTTTAAATCAGGGGACCCTAAAAAGAGAGCTTCGGCAATAGTTAAAGCTGTTACTAATTTTTTAGATGCAAAAATGCTTGCAGAAATTTCTGAAGATTTAGGAGAAGCTATGGTTGGAATAAATGAAGAAGAAATAAGTATTTTGATGTCTGAAAGAGGTAAATAA
- a CDS encoding PLP-dependent aminotransferase family protein: MKYIINTKLKTPAYIQLYNQIKKDIVRGIYPLKSKLPSKRTMALETGVSIITIEHAYALLLDEGYIESHERSGFFVIFSKADVFLSSDEKIIKHNNNFNNILSDFPISVFTKTMRKVMNDYGEDIFTKSDNLGCIELREAIKKYLARNRGIEVELNQIIIGSGSEYLYNLIVMLLGKNRIFAIEYPSYHKIEQVYRTMGVNLEFLNLGLNGIESSELQKTNANVLHVSPYRSFPTGVTASASKKYEYIEWSKKENNFIIEDDFESEFSISNKPEETIFALSEYDNVIYLNTFSKTISPSLRVGYMVLPKCLVNKFIDELGFYSCTVPTFEQYVLAELISNGDFERHINRVRRKKRKEMFSNIRNN; the protein is encoded by the coding sequence ATGAAATATATAATTAATACTAAACTAAAAACACCGGCATATATTCAGTTATACAATCAAATAAAAAAAGATATAGTAAGAGGTATATATCCATTAAAAAGCAAACTTCCATCCAAAAGAACTATGGCATTAGAAACAGGTGTAAGTATAATAACAATAGAACATGCTTATGCTTTACTATTAGATGAGGGGTATATAGAATCTCATGAAAGAAGCGGATTTTTTGTAATTTTTAGTAAGGCAGATGTTTTTTTATCATCTGATGAAAAAATAATAAAACATAATAATAATTTTAATAACATATTATCAGACTTTCCAATATCTGTTTTTACAAAGACTATGCGTAAAGTAATGAATGATTATGGAGAAGATATATTTACTAAATCAGATAATTTAGGGTGTATTGAACTTAGAGAAGCTATTAAAAAATATTTGGCTAGAAACAGAGGAATTGAGGTAGAATTAAATCAAATAATAATAGGTTCAGGCTCAGAATATTTATATAATTTGATAGTGATGTTATTAGGGAAAAACAGAATATTTGCTATAGAATATCCTTCATATCATAAGATAGAACAGGTATATAGAACAATGGGAGTGAATTTGGAATTTCTTAATCTTGGTTTAAACGGAATAGAAAGTTCAGAGCTACAAAAAACAAATGCCAATGTACTTCATGTTTCACCATATAGAAGTTTTCCAACAGGAGTTACAGCATCAGCCTCAAAAAAATATGAATACATAGAATGGTCTAAAAAAGAAAATAATTTTATAATAGAAGATGACTTTGAATCTGAGTTTTCAATATCAAACAAACCTGAAGAAACTATATTTGCTCTTTCAGAATATGATAATGTTATATATCTTAATACATTTTCAAAAACCATATCACCGTCTTTACGCGTAGGATATATGGTTTTACCAAAATGTCTTGTAAATAAATTTATAGATGAACTTGGATTTTATTCTTGTACTGTACCAACATTTGAGCAATATGTATTAGCAGAATTAATATCAAATGGAGATTTTGAAAGGCATATAAATAGAGTGAGAAGAAAAAAAAGAAAAGAGATGTTTTCTAATATAAGAAATAATTAA